The Desulforegulaceae bacterium genome has a window encoding:
- a CDS encoding radical SAM protein produces MDYVEPIFRPPSEAYSVLLQITVGCSHNKCRFCEMYKTNRFTIKPDEVIFADIDEAARDYQHIKRLFLCDGDALIVPQKRLVKILKRIKEKMPWIERVGTYANTKSIKMKSVEDLKELKELGIEIAYMGLESGDDVILEQMHKGADTKTMIEMAKKLKEAGIKLSVTVLNGLGSKERSHIHAKRTGEVLSEMKPDFVGALSFMITPGTPLYKEEYSRGEFKILSPQELLEEIGIMIAHTDMDGLFHANHASNYLPIRAKLPEDKDKTLKLIEKALKGKVKLKPEHMRAL; encoded by the coding sequence ATGGATTATGTAGAACCAATTTTCAGACCACCCAGCGAAGCATATAGCGTTCTTCTCCAGATCACAGTAGGATGCTCACATAATAAATGCAGATTTTGCGAAATGTATAAAACCAACAGGTTTACCATAAAACCAGATGAAGTGATTTTTGCTGATATAGATGAAGCTGCAAGGGACTATCAACATATTAAAAGACTGTTTTTATGCGATGGAGATGCCCTTATAGTTCCCCAGAAAAGGCTGGTGAAAATCTTAAAAAGAATAAAGGAAAAAATGCCCTGGATTGAAAGGGTCGGAACCTATGCAAATACTAAAAGCATAAAAATGAAGTCTGTTGAAGATCTTAAAGAACTTAAAGAACTTGGAATTGAGATTGCATATATGGGCCTTGAATCTGGGGATGATGTTATCCTTGAGCAGATGCACAAGGGTGCAGACACTAAAACCATGATTGAAATGGCAAAAAAACTTAAAGAAGCGGGAATCAAGCTTTCAGTAACTGTTTTAAACGGGCTTGGAAGTAAGGAAAGATCCCATATCCACGCAAAAAGAACAGGGGAAGTTCTAAGTGAAATGAAGCCTGATTTTGTTGGAGCTCTAAGTTTTATGATCACCCCTGGGACACCTTTGTACAAAGAAGAATACTCAAGGGGAGAGTTTAAAATTTTAAGCCCCCAGGAACTTCTTGAAGAAATTGGAATAATGATTGCACACACAGATATGGACGGTCTTTTTCATGCAAACCATGCTTCAAATTACCTTCCCATAAGGGCAAAGCTTCCTGAAGACAAAGATAAAACATTAAAACTTATTGAAAAGGCTTTAAAAGGCAAAGTAAAACTCAAACCCGAACATATGAGAGCCTTGTAA
- the glnE gene encoding bifunctional [glutamate--ammonia ligase]-adenylyl-L-tyrosine phosphorylase/[glutamate--ammonia-ligase] adenylyltransferase, which translates to MNCYIEDCFASPLKDIEKLEQKFSLDSKFSILLMELLDSGVDPKLVDELKICGFYSSFFQKTFLIPRNYFDLEKTAKGLFLKTDKASFNYIKEYQVSSYEELKLFLFISVRKELGKIAFRDILGKASLDETLKNLSFLADSIVKKAVSFLHEDLKKTYGTPRNRNGEEQKLISVAMGKLGAFELNFSSDIDLVFVYPQNGETDFKNSISSEEFFTKLARKFAALFKGELPGEDIYIVDLRLRPFGSSGPIVISIKAIEHYYQTQGREWERYALIKSRCITGRKSDINKFYKSIKPFVFRRYLDYGAFDSMREMKHKIIYEIKRKDNENNLKNGFGGIREIEFFGQIFQLIRGGIDKRFREKGIIEILRLIGREEVIPENTAKGLENAYVFLRMVENRIQQLEGKQTHNLPEKKSELKKIAFSLGFGSLEEFVLKLDEYRKYVHSHFMAVLKDESDLEEDDESFLFKAFWDSPEKTFKKSPEFLSEAEFGSSSHLLKIISDFKKEVENSRITRETLFRINKLMPVLIKEMVKADLGSGAVSGIIGLVSVIIKKSCYLSLLFENPSAVYQLVKLFGQSSWVGNYLKRYPVLLDELLDSRTLYYPPEKDEMSLILDSRIRGVDFGDTERLLETICIFRQSMILRIASAEISGEYPLMKISDRLTELAEVILERVLQKSWVELVGRYGYPEDESGRNLLSPGIAVIAYGKLGGIELGYGSDLDLVFVHNDSKGSTSGQRSISSIQFYTRLAQKVLSYLSVRTSAGRMYEIDLRLRPGGNSGVIIAPFKAFSEYFYSKAWTFEHQAFVKARMVFGYEKAEQEFFKLRENILGIKRDERELKNEIKEMRQKILKTHGSGKKDVFNLKYDQGAMMDIEFLVQYLVLKNSHKNKNIGAFTDIVRILSSLEREKIISRKEASFLRQAYLVYRSMGHKLDLMEAKPELENGRFDELRKGVRSLWENHLE; encoded by the coding sequence ATGAATTGTTATATTGAAGATTGTTTTGCCTCTCCTTTAAAGGACATTGAAAAGCTTGAACAAAAATTTTCCCTTGATAGTAAATTTTCAATTCTTCTCATGGAACTTTTGGATTCAGGGGTGGATCCAAAACTTGTTGATGAGCTTAAGATCTGCGGGTTTTACTCTTCTTTTTTTCAAAAGACTTTTTTAATTCCCAGGAATTACTTTGATCTGGAAAAAACAGCAAAGGGTCTTTTTTTAAAAACAGATAAAGCTTCTTTTAATTATATAAAAGAATACCAGGTTTCTTCATATGAAGAATTGAAACTTTTTCTTTTTATTTCAGTACGAAAAGAGCTTGGGAAAATTGCCTTCAGGGATATCCTGGGAAAGGCAAGCCTTGATGAAACCCTGAAAAATCTTTCATTTCTTGCAGACTCCATTGTTAAAAAAGCTGTTAGTTTTCTTCATGAGGATTTGAAAAAAACATACGGGACTCCAAGAAATAGAAATGGTGAAGAACAAAAGCTTATTTCTGTTGCCATGGGGAAACTTGGAGCTTTTGAGCTTAATTTTTCATCAGATATAGATCTTGTTTTTGTTTATCCCCAAAACGGGGAAACAGATTTTAAAAACTCTATAAGTTCAGAAGAGTTTTTTACAAAGCTTGCCAGAAAGTTTGCAGCTCTTTTTAAAGGAGAACTCCCAGGAGAAGATATTTATATTGTTGATTTAAGGCTTAGACCTTTTGGAAGTTCTGGGCCCATTGTAATCAGCATAAAAGCTATTGAGCATTATTATCAGACCCAGGGCAGGGAATGGGAAAGATATGCTCTTATAAAATCAAGGTGCATTACTGGAAGAAAATCAGATATAAACAAGTTTTATAAAAGTATAAAACCTTTTGTTTTCAGGCGTTATCTTGATTATGGAGCTTTTGATTCCATGAGGGAGATGAAACATAAAATTATTTATGAAATCAAAAGAAAAGATAATGAAAACAATTTAAAAAACGGTTTTGGTGGGATCAGAGAAATTGAGTTTTTTGGTCAGATTTTTCAGCTGATCAGAGGGGGGATAGATAAAAGATTCAGGGAAAAAGGGATAATAGAAATTTTAAGGCTGATTGGCCGTGAAGAAGTGATTCCTGAAAATACAGCCAAAGGCCTTGAGAATGCTTATGTTTTTTTGAGAATGGTTGAAAATAGAATTCAGCAGCTTGAAGGAAAGCAGACCCACAATCTTCCTGAAAAAAAATCAGAATTAAAAAAAATTGCCTTTAGTCTTGGATTTGGTTCGCTTGAAGAGTTTGTTTTGAAACTTGATGAGTATAGAAAATATGTACATTCACATTTTATGGCTGTTTTAAAGGATGAATCCGATCTTGAAGAAGATGATGAAAGCTTTTTGTTCAAGGCTTTTTGGGACTCCCCGGAAAAAACTTTTAAAAAATCTCCAGAGTTTCTTTCTGAAGCTGAGTTTGGCTCATCTTCTCATCTTTTAAAAATAATATCTGATTTTAAAAAAGAAGTAGAAAATTCAAGAATAACCAGGGAAACTCTTTTTAGAATCAACAAGCTGATGCCGGTTTTAATAAAAGAAATGGTCAAGGCCGACTTAGGTTCAGGAGCTGTGTCAGGAATTATAGGGCTTGTTTCTGTGATAATAAAAAAAAGCTGCTATCTTTCTCTTCTTTTTGAAAATCCTTCAGCTGTTTATCAGCTTGTAAAATTGTTTGGGCAAAGCTCGTGGGTGGGAAATTACCTTAAAAGGTATCCTGTTTTACTAGATGAGCTTCTTGACTCAAGAACACTTTACTACCCTCCTGAAAAAGACGAGATGTCCCTGATTCTTGATTCAAGGATCAGAGGAGTTGATTTTGGAGACACTGAAAGGCTGCTTGAAACAATCTGCATTTTCAGACAAAGCATGATTTTAAGAATTGCTTCAGCAGAGATTTCGGGTGAATATCCTCTTATGAAAATCAGTGACAGGCTTACAGAGCTTGCAGAGGTTATACTTGAAAGAGTGCTTCAAAAGTCCTGGGTAGAGCTTGTTGGGCGATACGGCTATCCTGAAGATGAGTCTGGGAGAAATCTTTTAAGCCCGGGAATTGCGGTAATTGCCTATGGAAAGCTTGGTGGAATTGAACTTGGCTACGGCTCTGATCTGGATCTTGTTTTTGTTCACAATGATTCAAAAGGTTCAACTTCAGGCCAAAGAAGCATTTCTTCTATTCAGTTTTATACAAGACTTGCTCAAAAGGTCTTGTCTTATTTAAGTGTGAGAACATCTGCTGGAAGAATGTATGAAATTGATCTCAGGTTAAGACCGGGGGGAAATTCAGGTGTGATTATTGCTCCTTTCAAGGCTTTTTCAGAATATTTTTATTCAAAAGCGTGGACTTTTGAGCATCAGGCTTTTGTTAAGGCAAGAATGGTTTTTGGATATGAAAAAGCTGAGCAGGAATTTTTTAAACTTCGGGAAAATATTCTTGGTATAAAAAGGGATGAAAGGGAGTTGAAAAATGAAATCAAGGAGATGAGACAAAAAATTTTAAAAACCCATGGGTCAGGTAAAAAAGACGTTTTTAATCTGAAATACGATCAAGGTGCCATGATGGATATTGAGTTTCTTGTCCAGTATCTGGTTTTAAAAAATTCCCATAAAAATAAAAATATTGGTGCTTTTACAGATATTGTAAGAATTCTTTCTTCTCTTGAAAGGGAAAAGATTATATCCCGTAAAGAGGCTTCTTTTTTAAGGCAGGCTTATCTTGTCTACAGGTCTATGGGACATAAGCTTGATTTGATGGAAGCAAAGCCTGAATTGGAAAATGGAAGGTTTGATGAATTAAGAAAAGGTGTAAGGTCTCTCTGGGAAAATCACCTTGAATAA
- the glnD gene encoding [protein-PII] uridylyltransferase, with translation MKIKTLASELSEKKEKLSEVFLNSGEESFNKNLSELYDEYFVKSLEYILENSTLFTNPFALVALGGYGRQEQAPHSDIDLLFLFENSPQEDEAEKIVRQILYPLWDYKFTIGYSTRTISTCIKEAKSDLFNFTSMLDSRFICGCSSLYFKFAEKFRAYISKSPKKFIEKIILQSEKRHNEYGNSEYLLEPDIKNGMGGLRDYHTIRWIGKINFNLNELKDFQYQGYLSESEYPEFIESLEFITRVRNHLHFLTKRNSDKLHFDHQLKIASRLGVIGKDGKTPVESFLGELHLRMNFLKEIVLMIQNEIGRPKKLGIKRVYKKLTKVEGLEIKNNLLGFKNSKAIIKDPSLLIEIFKVSGLKKVPLNSESKRLVHDFGYLVDDQFRKNQKNIRAFEKTLTIPYTENHPLDSMLNTGMLSYMISEFKEITNRIEYNDYHIYSVGRHSIRAVQSVQRLISDKEGLKNSDLYSSVYSEIRPKRVFLWAVFLHDIGKGQKGEDHSISGARTAKKILKRFGIKKEYIDTISFLIENHLYLVKTATRRDIFDEETIIACAVKTKTAIQLKMLYLLTLADSMATGPKAWTEWNESLVTSLFLKTLRVLENGSLSAPNAIYHLEKKAGEITSSLKKITENAEDIVAGMPPTYIFELSNSDILVHSQLYIKLLKSDRLFVMEVEKNKDSGLRRVFFCAKDRPGFFSNAAGVFTINNMDILDSRAFGWKNSIALSIFTVTAPLDTVYESEIWDKTRQDLEKALENEIDLKSAVKSRKQGFFKKNIFNSKDYVKIDNDSSSFYSIIEVHTKDYPGLLFELTNLLFRFGIDIKNAKIGTKVLQVVDVFYVSSIKEGGKLSKEKCEKLRIEILKELSKIREEDYEEN, from the coding sequence ATGAAAATTAAAACTCTTGCCAGTGAGCTTAGTGAAAAAAAAGAAAAGCTTTCTGAAGTTTTTCTTAATTCAGGAGAAGAAAGTTTTAATAAAAATCTTTCAGAGCTTTATGATGAGTATTTTGTAAAAAGTTTAGAATATATTCTTGAAAATTCAACTCTTTTTACCAACCCCTTTGCCCTTGTTGCTTTAGGCGGCTATGGAAGACAAGAGCAGGCTCCCCATTCGGATATTGATCTTCTTTTTTTGTTTGAAAATTCTCCTCAAGAAGATGAGGCTGAGAAAATAGTAAGACAAATTCTTTATCCCCTCTGGGATTACAAGTTTACCATAGGATATTCCACAAGAACTATTTCAACTTGTATCAAAGAGGCGAAGTCTGATCTTTTCAACTTCACATCAATGCTTGATTCCAGGTTTATTTGTGGGTGTTCTTCTCTTTATTTCAAGTTTGCTGAAAAGTTCAGAGCTTACATTTCCAAATCTCCAAAAAAGTTTATAGAAAAAATAATTCTTCAATCAGAAAAAAGGCATAATGAATATGGAAATTCAGAATATCTTCTTGAGCCGGATATTAAAAACGGAATGGGAGGACTTAGGGATTATCATACCATCAGATGGATAGGTAAAATTAATTTTAATCTTAATGAACTCAAGGATTTTCAGTACCAAGGATATCTTTCAGAATCGGAATATCCCGAATTTATAGAGTCCCTTGAATTTATAACCAGGGTAAGAAATCATCTTCATTTTTTAACAAAAAGAAACTCAGATAAGCTTCATTTTGATCATCAGCTTAAAATTGCTTCAAGGCTTGGGGTTATAGGAAAAGACGGAAAAACCCCAGTGGAAAGTTTTTTAGGGGAGCTTCATTTGAGAATGAATTTTTTAAAAGAAATTGTGCTGATGATTCAAAATGAAATCGGAAGACCAAAAAAACTTGGTATTAAAAGAGTTTATAAAAAACTAACCAAAGTTGAAGGCCTCGAAATAAAAAACAATCTTTTAGGCTTTAAAAATTCAAAAGCAATAATAAAAGATCCTTCTCTTTTAATTGAAATTTTCAAAGTAAGCGGGCTTAAAAAAGTTCCTCTTAATTCAGAATCAAAAAGACTTGTCCATGATTTTGGTTATCTTGTTGATGATCAATTCAGAAAAAATCAAAAAAATATCAGGGCTTTTGAAAAAACACTCACTATTCCTTATACGGAAAATCATCCCCTTGATTCAATGCTTAATACAGGAATGCTTTCTTATATGATTTCTGAATTTAAAGAAATTACAAATAGAATTGAATACAATGATTACCATATTTATTCGGTTGGAAGGCATAGTATAAGGGCAGTCCAGTCTGTTCAAAGGCTTATTTCAGATAAGGAAGGCCTTAAAAACTCAGATCTTTACTCATCAGTTTATTCAGAGATCAGGCCAAAAAGAGTGTTTTTGTGGGCAGTTTTTCTCCATGATATTGGAAAAGGGCAAAAAGGCGAAGATCATAGTATCTCAGGGGCAAGAACAGCAAAAAAAATTCTTAAACGTTTTGGAATAAAAAAAGAATATATAGACACTATTTCTTTTTTAATAGAAAATCATCTTTATCTTGTAAAAACAGCCACAAGAAGAGATATTTTTGATGAAGAAACAATAATAGCCTGTGCAGTAAAAACAAAAACTGCCATCCAACTTAAAATGCTTTATTTGCTCACTCTGGCTGATTCAATGGCAACAGGGCCAAAGGCCTGGACAGAGTGGAATGAAAGCCTTGTAACTTCACTTTTTTTAAAAACACTAAGAGTGTTGGAAAATGGAAGCCTTTCAGCTCCCAATGCAATTTATCATCTTGAAAAAAAAGCAGGAGAAATAACAAGCTCTTTAAAAAAAATCACAGAAAATGCCGAAGATATTGTGGCAGGAATGCCTCCCACATATATATTTGAACTTTCAAATTCAGATATCTTAGTTCACTCACAGCTTTATATAAAACTTTTAAAATCAGATCGTTTATTTGTAATGGAAGTGGAAAAAAATAAAGACTCAGGTTTAAGAAGGGTATTTTTCTGTGCTAAGGACAGGCCGGGTTTTTTTTCAAATGCAGCAGGAGTATTTACAATAAACAATATGGATATCCTTGATTCAAGGGCTTTTGGCTGGAAAAATTCCATTGCCTTAAGTATTTTTACGGTAACAGCCCCACTTGATACTGTTTATGAATCAGAAATCTGGGATAAAACAAGACAAGATCTTGAAAAGGCTCTTGAAAATGAGATTGACTTAAAATCGGCAGTAAAATCCAGAAAACAGGGTTTTTTTAAAAAAAATATTTTTAATTCAAAAGATTATGTAAAAATAGACAATGACTCCTCAAGTTTTTATTCAATAATTGAAGTTCACACCAAAGATTATCCAGGTCTTTTGTTTGAGCTTACAAACCTTTTGTTCAGATTTGGCATTGATATAAAAAATGCAAAAATTGGAACTAAGGTTTTGCAGGTAGTTGATGTGTTTTATGTAAGCTCCATAAAAGAGGGCGGTAAGCTTTCTAAAGAAAAGTGTGAAAAATTAAGGATTGAAATTTTAAAGGAATTATCAAAAATCAGGGAGGAAGATTATGAAGAAAATTGA
- a CDS encoding P-II family nitrogen regulator: MKKIEAIIKPFKVDDVKEALNEIGIEGMTVSEVKGYGRQKGHKEIYRGAEYVVDFVPKVKIEVALRADRAEEAVRIIREAAKTDNIGDGKIFVSNLERVVRIRTGEIDEDAL; the protein is encoded by the coding sequence ATGAAGAAAATTGAAGCGATAATCAAACCTTTTAAAGTCGATGATGTAAAAGAAGCTCTTAATGAAATAGGGATTGAGGGGATGACTGTAAGTGAGGTAAAGGGCTATGGAAGACAAAAAGGACACAAGGAAATTTATAGGGGGGCAGAATATGTGGTTGACTTTGTTCCCAAGGTCAAAATTGAAGTTGCTTTAAGGGCGGACAGGGCGGAAGAAGCAGTGAGAATAATAAGGGAGGCTGCAAAAACCGACAATATAGGAGATGGCAAAATTTTTGTTTCTAATCTTGAAAGGGTTGTAAGAATCAGAACAGGTGAAATAGATGAAGACGCTTTGTAG
- the glnA gene encoding type I glutamate--ammonia ligase, giving the protein MTPTQVLEFAREKGVRVVDIRFMDFPGIWQHFSVPLAELDEGSFEDGFGFDGASLRGWRAIHESDMIVIPDPSTAKIDPFFEHPTLVLIGNIADPITHEPYDKDPRYIARKAEAFLKSTGIGDLCFIGPEPEFFIFDDVRYSSEAHNSFFSIDSVEATWNTGREEFPNLGYKPRNKEGYIPVPPSDKLHDLRSSMMLALEDIGIEMECHHHEIATAGQSEIDMRFKPLLEMGDQLVWFKYIIKNMAYLNGRSATFMPKPIFDHSGSGMHIHASIWKEGKPLFAGDLYAGISQEALYAIGGILKHCGALCAITNPTTNSYKRLVPGHSAPVNLAYSSSNRSAAVRIPMYATSPKSKRLEFRTPDPSCNGYMAFSAILMAMIDGIENRIDPGDPLDKNIYDLPSEELAQIPSAPASLDEALDCLEKDNEFLLKGGVFTEDVIKTWIDYKREKEIKAVNLRPHPHEYMLYYDV; this is encoded by the coding sequence ATGACACCAACTCAGGTGTTGGAATTTGCCAGAGAAAAAGGGGTAAGGGTAGTAGATATAAGATTTATGGATTTTCCGGGAATCTGGCAGCATTTCTCGGTGCCTTTAGCTGAGCTTGATGAAGGAAGTTTTGAAGACGGATTTGGATTTGACGGGGCAAGCCTGAGAGGATGGAGGGCAATTCATGAAAGTGATATGATAGTGATTCCTGATCCATCAACAGCAAAAATTGATCCTTTTTTTGAGCATCCCACTCTTGTTCTTATAGGAAATATTGCAGATCCCATAACCCACGAACCCTATGATAAGGATCCAAGATATATTGCCCGGAAAGCAGAAGCTTTTCTCAAAAGTACAGGAATAGGTGATCTTTGTTTTATTGGTCCTGAACCCGAGTTTTTTATTTTTGACGATGTAAGATATTCAAGTGAGGCTCATAATAGTTTTTTTTCAATTGATTCAGTTGAGGCAACTTGGAATACAGGCAGGGAAGAATTTCCCAATCTTGGCTACAAGCCAAGAAATAAAGAAGGTTATATACCTGTTCCTCCATCAGACAAACTTCATGACTTAAGAAGTTCAATGATGCTTGCTTTAGAAGATATTGGAATAGAGATGGAATGCCATCATCATGAAATTGCTACAGCAGGTCAAAGTGAAATAGACATGAGGTTTAAGCCTCTTCTTGAAATGGGTGATCAGCTTGTATGGTTTAAGTATATAATAAAAAATATGGCATACCTGAATGGCCGTTCTGCTACATTTATGCCCAAGCCTATTTTTGATCACAGTGGTTCTGGAATGCATATTCACGCGAGTATATGGAAAGAGGGGAAGCCTTTATTTGCAGGAGATTTATATGCAGGTATATCCCAGGAAGCTCTTTATGCAATCGGTGGTATTTTAAAGCATTGCGGGGCTTTGTGTGCAATAACAAACCCTACAACAAATTCATATAAAAGACTTGTTCCTGGACATTCAGCGCCTGTTAATCTTGCATATTCAAGCAGTAATAGAAGTGCAGCTGTGCGAATTCCAATGTATGCAACTTCACCAAAGTCAAAAAGGCTTGAGTTTAGAACTCCAGACCCTTCTTGCAACGGATATATGGCGTTCTCAGCTATTTTAATGGCGATGATTGACGGAATTGAAAACAGAATAGATCCAGGAGATCCTCTTGATAAAAATATTTATGATCTTCCTTCTGAAGAATTAGCTCAGATTCCTTCTGCCCCTGCTTCTTTGGATGAAGCTCTTGATTGTCTTGAAAAAGACAATGAGTTTCTTTTAAAAGGGGGAGTTTTTACAGAGGATGTGATAAAAACCTGGATAGATTATAAGCGGGAAAAAGAAATAAAAGCTGTTAATTTACGACCTCACCCCCATGAGTACATGCTTTACTACGATGTTTAA
- a CDS encoding calcium/sodium antiporter — protein sequence MITALAALFLGLILLLWGADKFVEGASGVAEYLGVSPFLIGILIVGFGTSAPELVVSFTAALNKSTSIAIGNAYGSNIVNIGLILGITALIKPVKVRAGVLKKEIPILFAITCFSYLLIADSRISRIEGFILLILFFVLMGWSVFQDRKKRRNNFDLEIKESLELVKVSLKSSVFYTIIGLLLLVVSSKLLVFGAVFFAKKAGISELVIGLTIIALGTSLPELASSSAAAFKGKNDIALGNIIGSNLFNTLAVTGLAFSVYPSSFPKVLVSRDFMFMLFLTAMIFVTGFGFKKQGEINRIKGSFLIGVYILYLSILVLK from the coding sequence ATGATTACAGCCTTAGCTGCTCTTTTTTTAGGTTTGATTCTACTTTTGTGGGGTGCAGACAAGTTTGTTGAAGGAGCTTCAGGAGTAGCTGAATATTTAGGGGTAAGTCCTTTTCTCATAGGTATTTTAATTGTAGGATTTGGAACATCTGCCCCTGAACTGGTAGTTTCATTTACAGCTGCATTGAATAAAAGCACCTCAATTGCAATCGGCAATGCCTACGGCTCAAACATTGTTAATATTGGGCTTATACTTGGAATTACAGCTTTGATAAAACCTGTGAAGGTTAGAGCAGGTGTACTTAAAAAAGAGATTCCCATTCTTTTTGCAATCACATGTTTTTCATATCTTCTTATTGCAGACAGCAGAATATCAAGGATAGAAGGTTTTATCCTTTTGATTCTTTTTTTTGTTTTGATGGGTTGGAGTGTTTTTCAGGACAGAAAAAAAAGAAGGAATAATTTTGACCTTGAAATAAAAGAGTCTTTGGAACTAGTCAAAGTCAGTTTAAAATCATCTGTATTTTATACAATAATTGGGCTTTTGCTTTTGGTTGTTTCTTCAAAGCTTCTTGTTTTTGGTGCGGTTTTTTTTGCAAAAAAGGCAGGAATAAGCGAGCTTGTAATTGGATTAACAATAATTGCTCTTGGGACATCTCTTCCTGAACTTGCATCGTCTTCAGCAGCGGCTTTCAAGGGAAAAAATGATATTGCCCTTGGAAATATAATAGGTTCAAATCTTTTTAATACCCTTGCAGTCACAGGACTTGCCTTTTCAGTTTATCCTTCTAGTTTCCCGAAAGTCTTGGTGAGCCGTGACTTTATGTTTATGCTTTTTTTGACTGCAATGATTTTTGTTACCGGGTTTGGTTTTAAAAAGCAGGGAGAAATAAACAGGATTAAAGGTTCTTTTTTAATTGGTGTTTATATTTTATATCTTTCTATTCTTGTTTTGAAATGA